One window of Pseudomonas sp. FP198 genomic DNA carries:
- a CDS encoding AlpA family transcriptional regulator: MEFIFTLKYQLADDGCAMEELVERLGEAGCDDALVGIGQPGRLALEFTRDAPDAADAVLGALEDVRRAVPSARLIEVAPDLVGLTDVAEIIGVSRQNMRKLMLTHPGSFPTPVHEGTASIWHLADILTWLQARGSYSFASGVLDVARVALQVNVAKEGRRLAEVGSKELEALVG; the protein is encoded by the coding sequence ATGGAATTCATCTTTACCTTGAAATATCAGCTTGCCGACGACGGCTGTGCCATGGAGGAACTGGTTGAGCGGTTGGGCGAAGCGGGGTGTGACGATGCCCTGGTAGGTATCGGACAGCCAGGGCGGCTGGCGCTTGAGTTCACTCGCGATGCGCCTGATGCCGCTGACGCGGTGCTTGGCGCGCTAGAGGACGTTCGTCGCGCGGTACCGTCGGCCAGACTGATCGAGGTTGCGCCTGATCTGGTCGGGCTGACCGATGTCGCCGAGATCATAGGGGTGTCTCGGCAGAACATGCGCAAGCTGATGTTGACTCACCCGGGCAGCTTTCCGACGCCCGTGCATGAGGGCACTGCATCGATCTGGCATCTGGCGGACATTCTGACCTGGCTGCAGGCCCGGGGCAGTTATTCGTTTGCCTCGGGTGTGTTGGATGTGGCCCGGGTGGCCTTGCAGGTCAACGTTGCGAAGGAAGGCCGACGGCTAGCCGAGGTGGGTTCCAAGGAGTTGGAAGCGCTGGTTGGGTGA
- a CDS encoding protease inhibitor I42 family protein produces the protein MSLTRLLVPVSLALLSACAMQPKHNVTVEKTGQCPVRLNNGQTLILSLPTNPSTGYRWTVQDSAGGVLKALGPEVYRNPEDAGIVGAAGVSTWRFQAFNAGTGRLRLTYQQPWAPEVPPVETFDCAISVN, from the coding sequence ATGTCTCTCACCCGCCTGCTCGTACCCGTCAGCCTCGCCTTGTTGAGCGCCTGTGCCATGCAACCGAAACACAACGTGACGGTGGAGAAAACGGGCCAGTGCCCGGTTCGGCTCAATAATGGGCAGACCTTGATCCTGAGCCTGCCGACCAACCCCAGCACCGGCTACCGGTGGACGGTCCAGGATTCAGCCGGCGGCGTGTTGAAGGCATTGGGCCCGGAGGTCTATCGCAACCCGGAAGACGCCGGCATCGTCGGCGCCGCCGGGGTGTCAACCTGGCGCTTCCAGGCGTTCAACGCCGGCACCGGGCGGTTGCGCCTGACTTATCAACAGCCCTGGGCGCCCGAAGTACCGCCCGTGGAAACCTTCGACTGCGCCATTTCGGTGAATTGA
- the guaA gene encoding glutamine-hydrolyzing GMP synthase, whose amino-acid sequence MALDIHAHRILILDFGSQYTQLIARRVREIGVYCELHPFDMDEEAIREFAPKGVILAGGPESVHEADSPRCPQAVFDLGVPVFGICYGMQTMAEQLGGKVEGSDLREFGYARVDVVGKSRLLDGIEDHIDADGLFGLDVWMSHGDKVTKMPEDFHILASTPSCPIAGMFNDDRRYYGVQFHPEVTHTKQGGRILSRFILDICECEALWTPSKIAEDAIAQVRAQVGTDNVLLGLSGGVDSSVVAALLHKAIGDQLTCVFVDNGLLRLHEGEQVMAMFAENMGVKVIRANAEEQFLNNLAGESDPEKKRKIIGRTFIDVFDAESCKLDNIKYLAQGTIYPDVIESAGAKSGKAHVIKSHHNVGGLPEEMNLKLVEPLRELFKDEVRRLGLELGLPYDMVYRHPFPGPGLGVRILGEVKKEYADLLRRADHIFIEELRKADWYHKVSQAFVVFQPVKSVGVVGDGRRYAWVVALRAVETIDFMTARWAHLPYELLETVSGRIINEIEGISRVTYDVSSKPPATIEWE is encoded by the coding sequence ATGGCCCTCGACATTCACGCTCACCGCATCCTGATCCTCGACTTCGGTTCCCAGTACACCCAGCTGATCGCCCGCCGCGTGCGTGAAATCGGCGTGTACTGCGAGCTGCATCCGTTCGACATGGATGAAGAAGCGATTCGCGAGTTCGCTCCCAAAGGCGTCATCCTCGCCGGCGGCCCCGAGTCCGTGCACGAAGCCGACAGCCCGCGCTGCCCGCAAGCGGTGTTCGACCTCGGCGTACCGGTGTTCGGCATCTGCTACGGCATGCAGACCATGGCTGAGCAACTGGGCGGCAAGGTCGAAGGTTCCGACCTGCGTGAGTTCGGTTATGCCCGCGTCGACGTGGTCGGCAAGAGCCGCCTGCTGGACGGCATCGAAGACCACATCGACGCCGACGGCCTGTTCGGCCTCGACGTGTGGATGAGCCACGGTGACAAGGTCACGAAGATGCCGGAAGATTTCCACATCCTCGCCAGCACCCCGAGCTGCCCGATCGCCGGCATGTTCAACGACGATCGCCGCTACTACGGCGTACAGTTCCACCCGGAAGTGACCCACACCAAGCAGGGCGGCCGCATCCTGTCGCGCTTCATCCTCGACATCTGCGAATGCGAAGCCCTGTGGACGCCTTCCAAGATCGCTGAAGATGCCATCGCCCAGGTTCGCGCCCAGGTCGGCACCGACAACGTATTGCTCGGCCTGTCCGGCGGTGTCGATTCCTCGGTGGTTGCCGCGCTGCTGCACAAGGCCATCGGCGACCAGCTGACCTGCGTCTTTGTCGACAACGGCCTGCTGCGCCTGCACGAAGGCGAGCAAGTGATGGCCATGTTCGCCGAGAACATGGGCGTCAAGGTGATCCGCGCCAACGCCGAAGAGCAGTTCCTGAATAACCTGGCCGGCGAGTCCGACCCGGAAAAGAAGCGCAAGATCATCGGTCGCACCTTCATCGACGTGTTCGATGCCGAATCCTGCAAGCTGGACAACATCAAGTACCTGGCCCAGGGCACCATCTACCCCGACGTGATCGAGTCGGCCGGCGCCAAGAGCGGCAAGGCCCACGTGATCAAGTCCCACCACAACGTCGGTGGCCTGCCGGAAGAGATGAACCTGAAACTGGTCGAGCCGCTGCGCGAACTGTTCAAGGACGAAGTGCGTCGCCTCGGCCTGGAACTGGGCCTGCCCTACGACATGGTCTACCGCCACCCATTCCCCGGCCCGGGCCTGGGCGTGCGGATCCTCGGCGAAGTGAAGAAGGAATACGCCGACCTGCTGCGTCGCGCTGACCACATCTTCATCGAAGAACTGCGCAAGGCCGACTGGTACCACAAGGTCAGCCAGGCATTCGTGGTATTCCAGCCAGTGAAATCGGTCGGCGTGGTCGGCGATGGCCGTCGCTACGCCTGGGTCGTGGCCCTGCGCGCCGTGGAAACCATCGACTTCATGACCGCTCGCTGGGCACACCTGCCGTATGAACTGCTGGAAACCGTGTCCGGGCGCATCATCAACGAAATCGAAGGCATCTCCCGCGTCACGTATGACGTGTCGAGCAAGCCACCGGCGACGATTGAGTGGGAATAA
- the cmoA gene encoding carboxy-S-adenosyl-L-methionine synthase CmoA gives MSKEPDRLFAQPLAQVPDFAFNEDVVRVFPDMIKRSVPGYPTIVENLGVLAAQFAQPNSVLYDLGSSLGAVTQALRRHVRTDGCRVIAVDNSAAMVERCREYLNGQDSMFQELLPVEVIEGDILALAFQPASVVALNFTLQFIAPEQRTALLTRIRQSLLPGGALILSEKLRFNDAEEHALLTDLHVAFKRANGYSELEIAQKRSAIENVMKPDSLEEHRERLLAAGFSKVVPWFQCLNFASLIALP, from the coding sequence GTGAGCAAAGAACCCGATCGCCTATTCGCCCAGCCCTTGGCCCAGGTGCCCGACTTCGCCTTCAATGAAGACGTGGTGCGAGTGTTCCCGGACATGATCAAGCGCTCGGTGCCAGGCTACCCGACCATCGTCGAGAACCTCGGCGTGCTCGCCGCACAGTTCGCCCAGCCCAACAGCGTGCTGTATGACCTCGGTTCGTCCCTGGGCGCGGTGACCCAGGCGCTGCGCCGTCATGTGCGCACCGACGGTTGCCGGGTGATCGCGGTGGATAACTCGGCGGCCATGGTCGAGCGCTGCCGCGAATACCTCAACGGCCAGGACTCGATGTTCCAGGAGCTGTTGCCGGTGGAAGTGATCGAAGGCGACATCCTTGCGCTGGCGTTCCAGCCGGCCTCGGTGGTGGCGTTGAACTTCACCCTGCAATTCATCGCACCCGAACAACGCACCGCGTTGCTGACCCGTATCCGTCAGTCCTTGCTGCCCGGCGGCGCCTTGATCCTCTCGGAAAAACTGCGCTTCAACGATGCCGAGGAACATGCCCTGCTGACCGACCTGCACGTGGCGTTCAAGCGCGCCAACGGCTACAGCGAACTGGAAATTGCCCAGAAACGCAGCGCCATCGAAAACGTCATGAAGCCCGACAGCCTCGAAGAACACCGCGAGCGCCTGCTGGCGGCCGGCTTTTCGAAAGTCGTGCCGTGGTTCCAGTGTCTTAACTTCGCCTCGTTGATTGCCTTGCCATGA
- the lon gene encoding endopeptidase La translates to MSDQHSTEANNEYADSEHIEHTVSGTGLALPGQSLPDKVYIIPIHNRPFFPAQVLPVIVNEEPWAETLELVAKSDHHSLALFFMDTPQEDPRHFDTSKLPLYGTLVKVHHASREGGKLQFVAQGLTRVRIRTWLKHHRPPYLVEVEYPHQPSEPTDEVKAYGMALINAIKELLPLNPLYSEELKNYLNRFSPNDPSPLTDFAAALTSATGSELQEVLDCVPMLKRMEKVLPMLRKEVEVARLQKEISAEVNSKIGEHQRQFFLKEQLKVIQQELGLTKDDRSADLEQFEQRLEGKVLPAQAQKRIEEEMNKLSILETGSPEYAVTRNYLDWATSVPWGVYGQDKLDLKHARKILDQHHAGLDDIKDRILEFLAVGAYKGEISGSIVLLVGPPGVGKTSVGKSIAESLGRPFYRFSVGGMRDEAEIKGHRRTYIGAQPGKLVQALKDVEVMNPVIMLDEIDKMGQSYQGDPASALLETLDPEQNVEFLDHYLDMRLDLSKVLFVCTANTLDSIPGPLLDRMEVIRLSGYITEEKVAIAKRHLWPKQLAKAGVSKGSLSINESALKALIDGYAREAGVRQLEKQLGKLVRKAVMKLIDEPKAVIKLGPKDLEASLGKPVFRNEQVLSGIGVITGLAWTSMGGATLPIEATRIHTLNRGFKLTGQLGEVMKESAEIAHSYVSSHLKQFGGDPKFFDEAFVHLHVPEGATPKDGPSAGVTMASALLSLARNQPPKKGVAMTGELTLTGHVLPIGGVREKVIAARRQKINELILPEANRGNFEELPDYLKEGVTVHFAKRFADVAKVLF, encoded by the coding sequence ATGAGCGACCAGCACTCGACCGAAGCCAACAACGAATACGCAGATTCAGAACACATCGAACACACCGTTTCCGGTACGGGCCTGGCCCTGCCCGGCCAGAGCCTGCCGGACAAGGTCTACATCATCCCGATCCACAATCGTCCGTTCTTCCCGGCCCAGGTACTGCCGGTCATCGTCAACGAAGAACCGTGGGCCGAGACCCTGGAGCTGGTGGCCAAGTCCGATCATCATTCCCTGGCGTTGTTCTTCATGGACACGCCTCAGGAAGACCCGCGCCACTTCGACACCTCGAAACTGCCGCTGTACGGCACGCTGGTGAAGGTCCACCACGCCAGCCGTGAAGGCGGCAAATTGCAGTTCGTTGCCCAGGGCCTGACCCGCGTACGCATTCGCACCTGGCTCAAGCACCATCGCCCGCCGTACCTGGTGGAAGTCGAATACCCGCATCAGCCAAGTGAGCCGACCGACGAGGTCAAGGCCTACGGCATGGCGCTGATCAATGCGATCAAGGAACTGCTGCCGCTCAACCCGCTGTACAGCGAAGAGCTGAAGAACTACCTCAACCGCTTCAGCCCCAACGACCCTTCGCCGTTGACCGACTTTGCCGCCGCGCTCACCTCCGCCACCGGCAGTGAATTGCAGGAAGTGCTCGATTGCGTGCCGATGCTCAAGCGCATGGAAAAAGTCCTGCCGATGCTGCGCAAGGAAGTCGAAGTGGCGCGACTGCAGAAAGAGATTTCCGCCGAGGTCAACAGCAAGATCGGCGAACATCAGCGCCAGTTCTTCCTCAAGGAGCAACTCAAGGTCATCCAGCAGGAGCTGGGATTGACCAAGGACGATCGCAGCGCCGACCTGGAACAATTCGAGCAGCGCCTGGAAGGCAAGGTACTGCCGGCCCAGGCACAGAAACGCATCGAAGAGGAAATGAACAAGCTCTCGATCCTGGAAACCGGCTCGCCGGAATACGCCGTCACCCGTAACTACCTCGATTGGGCAACATCGGTGCCGTGGGGGGTGTATGGCCAGGACAAACTTGACCTCAAGCACGCCCGCAAGATTCTCGACCAGCACCACGCTGGCCTGGACGACATCAAGGACCGCATCCTGGAGTTCCTCGCGGTGGGCGCCTACAAAGGCGAGATCAGCGGTTCGATCGTCTTGCTGGTCGGTCCACCGGGCGTGGGCAAGACCAGCGTCGGCAAGTCCATCGCCGAATCCCTCGGACGGCCGTTCTATCGTTTCAGTGTCGGCGGCATGCGCGACGAGGCCGAGATCAAGGGCCACCGACGCACCTACATCGGCGCCCAGCCGGGCAAGCTGGTGCAGGCGCTCAAGGACGTCGAAGTGATGAACCCGGTGATCATGCTCGACGAAATCGACAAGATGGGCCAGAGCTACCAGGGCGACCCGGCTTCCGCGCTGCTGGAAACCCTCGACCCGGAACAGAACGTCGAATTCCTCGACCACTACCTGGACATGCGCCTGGACCTGTCGAAAGTGCTCTTCGTGTGCACTGCCAACACTTTGGACTCGATTCCCGGCCCGCTGCTGGACCGCATGGAAGTGATTCGCCTGTCGGGCTATATCACCGAAGAAAAAGTCGCCATCGCCAAGCGCCACTTGTGGCCCAAGCAACTGGCCAAGGCCGGCGTATCCAAGGGCAGCCTGAGCATCAACGAAAGCGCCCTCAAGGCACTGATCGACGGCTATGCACGGGAGGCCGGCGTCCGTCAGTTGGAAAAACAGCTGGGCAAACTGGTGCGCAAGGCGGTGATGAAGCTGATCGACGAGCCGAAAGCCGTGATCAAACTCGGGCCGAAAGATCTCGAGGCCTCGTTGGGCAAACCGGTGTTCCGCAACGAGCAGGTGCTGTCCGGCATTGGCGTGATCACCGGCCTGGCCTGGACCAGCATGGGCGGCGCGACCCTGCCGATCGAGGCAACGCGTATCCATACGCTCAATCGCGGCTTCAAACTCACCGGGCAACTGGGCGAAGTGATGAAGGAATCGGCTGAAATTGCCCACAGCTACGTCAGTTCGCACCTGAAGCAATTCGGCGGTGATCCGAAGTTCTTCGACGAGGCTTTCGTTCACCTGCACGTACCGGAAGGCGCCACGCCCAAGGACGGCCCGAGTGCCGGCGTGACCATGGCCAGCGCCCTGCTGTCCCTGGCGCGCAACCAGCCGCCGAAGAAAGGCGTGGCCATGACCGGCGAGCTGACCCTGACCGGGCATGTCCTGCCGATTGGCGGCGTACGCGAAAAAGTCATTGCGGCGCGCCGGCAGAAGATCAATGAACTGATCCTGCCGGAGGCCAACCGGGGTAACTTCGAGGAACTGCCGGACTACCTCAAGGAAGGCGTCACGGTGCATTTTGCCAAGCGGTTTGCGGATGTGGCGAAGGTGTTGTTCTGA
- the cmoB gene encoding tRNA 5-methoxyuridine(34)/uridine 5-oxyacetic acid(34) synthase CmoB, whose amino-acid sequence MIDLSPLARHLAGTPLADWAATLQTQLDIKMEKGHGDLERWQSALDALPALQPTTVDLLNGLTLDADCPDETRAQMRTALMGLSPWRKGPFDLFGVHVDTEWRSDWKWSRVAPHLDLKGKRILDVGCGNGYYMWRMLGAGADTVIGVDPNWLFFCQFQAVQRYLSQPNAWHLPFPFEALPPELEGFDTVFSMGVFYHRRSPIEHLLALKDCLVKGGELVLETLVIEGDEHQVLVPEDRYAQMRNVWFLPSVPALERWLRRAGFSDVRCVDVSLTTVEEQRGTEWMKYQSLSDFLDPADHSKTIEGMPAPMRAVIVARK is encoded by the coding sequence ATGATTGATCTGTCCCCCCTCGCCCGCCATCTGGCCGGCACGCCCCTGGCCGACTGGGCCGCGACACTGCAAACGCAGCTCGATATCAAGATGGAAAAGGGCCACGGCGACCTGGAGCGTTGGCAAAGCGCCCTCGATGCGCTGCCAGCCTTGCAGCCCACCACCGTGGATCTGCTGAACGGGCTGACGCTGGACGCGGATTGCCCTGACGAAACCCGCGCCCAGATGCGTACCGCGCTGATGGGTCTTTCTCCGTGGCGCAAGGGCCCGTTCGATCTGTTTGGCGTGCACGTGGACACCGAATGGCGCTCGGACTGGAAATGGTCACGCGTCGCCCCGCACCTGGACCTCAAGGGCAAGCGCATCCTCGATGTCGGCTGCGGCAACGGCTACTACATGTGGCGGATGCTCGGTGCCGGCGCGGACACGGTGATTGGCGTCGACCCGAACTGGCTGTTCTTCTGCCAGTTCCAGGCGGTGCAGCGCTACCTGTCACAGCCCAACGCCTGGCACCTGCCGTTCCCATTCGAAGCTCTGCCGCCGGAGCTGGAAGGTTTTGACACGGTGTTCTCCATGGGCGTGTTCTACCACCGCCGTTCGCCGATCGAGCATCTGTTGGCCTTGAAGGACTGCCTGGTAAAAGGTGGTGAGCTGGTGCTGGAAACCCTGGTGATCGAAGGCGACGAACACCAGGTGCTGGTGCCCGAGGACCGCTACGCGCAGATGCGCAACGTCTGGTTCCTGCCGTCGGTCCCGGCCCTGGAACGCTGGCTACGCCGTGCCGGGTTCAGCGATGTGCGCTGCGTGGACGTCAGCCTGACGACCGTGGAGGAACAGCGCGGCACCGAGTGGATGAAGTACCAGTCGCTGAGTGATTTCCTCGATCCTGCCGACCACAGTAAAACCATCGAAGGAATGCCGGCGCCGATGCGGGCGGTGATTGTGGCGCGTAAGTAA
- the tadA gene encoding tRNA adenosine(34) deaminase TadA produces MRQIRPARIIDRSRDQDFMREALALAAQGAALGEVPVGAVLVHDGEIIGRGFNCPISGHDPSAHAEMVAIRAAAQAVSNYRLPGSTLYVTLEPCSMCAGLIVHSRIARVVYGALEPKAGIVQSQGQFFSQGFLNHRVMFEGGVLAGECSAVLSEFFKARRAKPSD; encoded by the coding sequence ATGCGCCAGATTCGTCCCGCGCGGATCATCGACCGCAGCCGCGACCAGGATTTCATGCGTGAAGCCCTGGCCCTCGCCGCGCAAGGTGCTGCGCTGGGCGAGGTCCCGGTGGGCGCGGTGCTGGTGCACGACGGTGAGATCATCGGGCGTGGCTTCAACTGCCCGATCAGCGGCCACGACCCCAGCGCCCACGCGGAGATGGTCGCCATCCGCGCCGCGGCCCAGGCGGTGAGCAACTATCGCCTGCCTGGCAGCACGCTGTACGTGACGCTGGAACCGTGCAGCATGTGCGCCGGCCTCATCGTCCACTCACGCATCGCGCGGGTCGTCTACGGGGCGCTGGAACCCAAGGCTGGGATCGTGCAGAGCCAGGGGCAGTTTTTCAGCCAAGGTTTTCTGAATCATCGGGTGATGTTCGAGGGTGGGGTATTGGCGGGGGAATGCAGCGCGGTGTTGAGCGAGTTTTTCAAGGCCAGGCGAGCAAAGCCTTCAGACTGA
- a CDS encoding multicopper oxidase family protein yields the protein MSFTRRQILGGLAGLVVVGVGAGGASRYWLGKMADAEAGHDYELIAAPLDVELVAGHKTQAWAFGPSAPGTELRVRQGEWLRVRFINHLPVATTIHWHGIRLPLEMDGVPYVSQLPVLPGEYFDYKFRVPDAGSYWYHPHVNSSEELGRGLVGPLIIEEREPTGFKYEQTLSLKSWHVDEQGEFVAFSIPREAARGGTAGRLSTINGVPQAVIDLPAGQITRVRLLNLDNTLTYRINIPGVEAQIYALDGNPVAPRPLGKEYWLGPGMRICLAIKAPPAGEELSLRNGPVRLGTLRSVPNNDAPTQWPPALPANPVAEPDLANAEKLNFNFEWVGSVSVNIDNGKPPSLWQINGKAWDITDKTCADRPIATLKKGQSYIFELKNMTQYQHPIHLHGMSFKVIASNRHKVIPYFTDTYLLGKNERAQVALVADNPGVWMFHCHVIDHMETGLMAAIEVA from the coding sequence ATGTCCTTTACCCGTCGCCAAATACTCGGTGGCCTGGCCGGTCTTGTTGTCGTTGGCGTAGGTGCGGGAGGCGCGTCGCGGTATTGGTTGGGCAAGATGGCCGATGCCGAGGCCGGTCACGACTATGAGCTGATCGCGGCGCCGCTGGATGTGGAGCTGGTGGCCGGACACAAGACCCAGGCCTGGGCCTTTGGTCCGTCGGCGCCGGGCACCGAGTTGCGGGTGCGCCAGGGCGAGTGGTTGCGGGTGCGATTCATCAACCATTTGCCGGTCGCGACGACCATTCACTGGCACGGCATCCGCTTGCCGCTGGAGATGGACGGCGTACCGTATGTCTCGCAACTGCCGGTGTTGCCAGGCGAGTACTTCGATTACAAATTCCGCGTGCCGGACGCCGGCAGTTATTGGTATCACCCGCACGTCAACAGCAGCGAGGAGCTCGGACGCGGGCTGGTAGGGCCGTTGATCATCGAAGAGCGTGAGCCTACCGGCTTCAAATACGAGCAGACGTTGAGCCTCAAGAGTTGGCATGTGGATGAGCAGGGCGAGTTCGTCGCGTTCAGCATCCCTCGCGAGGCGGCGCGTGGCGGCACCGCCGGGCGGCTGTCGACGATCAACGGCGTGCCCCAGGCGGTGATTGATTTGCCGGCCGGGCAGATTACCCGGGTGCGTTTGCTCAACCTCGACAACACGCTGACTTACCGCATCAATATCCCCGGCGTCGAGGCGCAGATCTATGCGCTCGACGGCAATCCCGTCGCGCCGCGCCCGTTGGGCAAGGAGTACTGGCTGGGCCCGGGTATGCGCATCTGCCTGGCGATCAAGGCGCCGCCGGCCGGTGAAGAGTTGTCGTTGCGCAATGGCCCGGTGCGCCTGGGGACTCTGCGTTCGGTGCCCAACAATGACGCACCGACCCAGTGGCCGCCGGCGCTGCCGGCTAACCCGGTGGCCGAGCCGGACCTGGCCAATGCGGAGAAACTCAACTTCAATTTCGAATGGGTCGGTTCGGTCTCGGTCAATATCGACAATGGCAAGCCGCCGAGCCTGTGGCAAATCAATGGCAAGGCCTGGGATATCACCGACAAGACCTGCGCCGATCGACCGATTGCCACGCTGAAGAAAGGCCAGAGCTATATTTTCGAATTGAAGAACATGACCCAGTACCAACACCCGATCCATTTGCATGGCATGAGCTTCAAGGTGATTGCGTCGAACCGGCACAAGGTCATTCCGTATTTCACCGACACCTACCTGCTGGGCAAGAACGAGCGGGCGCAGGTGGCGCTGGTGGCGGATAACCCCGGCGTGTGGATGTTCCACTGCCATGTGATCGATCACATGGAAACCGGCCTGATGGCCGCCATCGAGGTGGCGTGA
- a CDS encoding MFS transporter, whose protein sequence is MTTTTCNDAVANQPTNSATRVATASFIGTAIEFYDFYVYATAAALVIGPVFFPQTSGTAQMLSSFLTFGIAFLARPLGSALFGHFGDRIGRKSTLVASLLLMGVCTTLIGVLPGYASIGAWAPILLCLLRFGQGLGLGGEWGGAALLATENAPKGKRAWFGMFPQLGPSIGFLAANGLFLTLAMTLDDEQFRSWGWRIPFLLSAALVIVGLYVRLKLHETPVFANAVARQERVKIPLVELFGQYWAPTLLGAAAMVVCYALFYISTVFSLSYGVSTLGYSRETFLGLLCFAVLFMAAATPLSAWASDRYGRKPVLVIGGVLAIASGFLMEPLLTHGSTAGVALFLCIELFLMGVTFAPMGALLPELFPTHVRYTGASAAYNLGGIVGASAAPFFAQKLVAMGGLSYVGGYVSAAAVLSVIAVLCLKETRHNDLNRIG, encoded by the coding sequence ATGACCACCACCACTTGCAATGACGCCGTGGCGAACCAACCGACCAACTCGGCCACCCGCGTGGCAACCGCGAGTTTCATCGGCACCGCCATCGAGTTCTACGATTTCTACGTCTACGCGACCGCTGCCGCCCTGGTGATCGGGCCGGTATTCTTTCCGCAAACCTCGGGCACGGCACAGATGCTGTCGTCCTTCCTGACGTTCGGCATCGCCTTCCTCGCCCGCCCGCTGGGCTCGGCGCTGTTCGGCCATTTCGGCGACCGGATCGGGCGCAAGTCCACCCTGGTGGCGTCGCTGCTGTTGATGGGCGTGTGCACCACCCTCATCGGCGTGCTGCCCGGCTACGCCAGCATTGGCGCGTGGGCGCCGATTCTCCTGTGCCTGCTGCGTTTCGGCCAGGGCCTGGGGCTGGGCGGCGAATGGGGCGGCGCGGCGCTGCTTGCCACCGAGAACGCCCCGAAAGGCAAGCGCGCCTGGTTCGGCATGTTCCCCCAACTGGGCCCCTCCATCGGCTTCCTGGCGGCCAACGGCCTGTTCCTGACCCTGGCCATGACCCTCGACGACGAGCAGTTCCGCTCCTGGGGCTGGCGGATTCCGTTCCTGCTGAGCGCCGCCCTGGTCATCGTTGGCCTTTATGTGCGTCTCAAGCTCCATGAAACGCCGGTCTTCGCCAATGCCGTGGCCCGTCAGGAACGGGTGAAGATCCCGCTGGTCGAGCTGTTCGGCCAGTATTGGGCGCCAACATTGCTCGGCGCGGCCGCGATGGTGGTGTGTTACGCCCTGTTCTACATCTCGACGGTATTTTCCCTGAGCTATGGCGTGTCCACCCTCGGCTACAGCCGCGAGACCTTCCTCGGCCTGCTGTGCTTTGCCGTGCTGTTCATGGCCGCCGCCACCCCGCTATCGGCCTGGGCCAGCGATCGCTACGGGCGCAAACCGGTACTGGTTATCGGCGGCGTCCTGGCGATTGCCTCGGGCTTCCTCATGGAACCGTTGCTGACCCACGGCTCCACTGCTGGCGTGGCATTGTTCCTGTGCATCGAACTGTTCCTGATGGGCGTGACTTTCGCCCCCATGGGTGCGCTGCTGCCGGAGCTGTTTCCGACACACGTGCGCTACACCGGCGCGTCGGCGGCCTACAACCTGGGCGGCATCGTCGGTGCGTCGGCGGCACCGTTCTTTGCCCAGAAACTGGTGGCGATGGGCGGCTTGAGCTACGTCGGTGGATACGTTTCCGCAGCGGCGGTGCTCAGCGTGATCGCGGTGCTATGCCTGAAGGAAACGCGCCATAACGACTTGAATCGCATCGGTTGA